From the genome of Psychroserpens ponticola, one region includes:
- a CDS encoding PD-(D/E)XK nuclease domain-containing protein yields MKDRELIKLYEESYKVQYDDLFESLDKIYINAVDKQYATKFQLGIINLVGGLMVNSELDKKIIDLFDHSMKLGGNIIDVINAIPQTANFHKQEEELKTKNTENEVTIVWKKILGIPYKIERINAVIQGTISSNFENLTEKSEIAEYLGKQRAIVDLRNQIKVKFIENGGLKELDEKNGEDILPVKFQTLNNLKECLIKNDLAEFFKILQGVFASLSYDMKITEGYFHSHIHFLLTLLDFDIHSEVETNKGRIDSVIETKNYIHIIEFKQNDSEIALEQILEKEYYQKYFSKNKILILVGVAVDKKQRNIIDWKMKSHA; encoded by the coding sequence ATGAAAGACAGAGAATTAATCAAACTTTATGAAGAATCATACAAGGTTCAATATGACGATTTATTTGAGTCTTTAGATAAAATTTACATTAACGCTGTTGACAAACAATACGCTACAAAATTTCAATTAGGAATAATCAATCTTGTTGGTGGTCTTATGGTTAATAGTGAATTAGATAAAAAGATTATCGATTTGTTTGACCATTCAATGAAACTTGGAGGAAATATAATTGATGTAATTAATGCAATTCCACAAACAGCAAATTTTCATAAACAAGAAGAAGAGTTAAAAACAAAAAACACTGAAAACGAAGTAACAATTGTCTGGAAAAAAATTCTTGGAATACCATACAAAATCGAACGAATAAATGCAGTTATTCAAGGAACTATAAGTTCAAATTTTGAAAATTTAACAGAGAAAAGTGAGATTGCAGAATATCTTGGAAAACAAAGAGCAATAGTTGACCTTCGTAATCAAATAAAAGTAAAATTTATTGAAAATGGTGGATTAAAGGAACTTGACGAAAAAAACGGAGAAGATATTTTACCTGTAAAATTTCAAACTTTAAATAATTTAAAAGAGTGTCTAATTAAAAATGACTTGGCTGAATTTTTCAAAATCTTACAAGGTGTATTTGCTTCTCTTTCATACGATATGAAAATAACAGAAGGATACTTTCATAGTCATATCCATTTTCTATTGACTTTACTTGATTTCGATATTCATTCCGAAGTAGAAACTAATAAAGGTAGAATTGATTCAGTTATTGAAACTAAAAATTACATTCATATTATTGAATTTAAACAAAATGATTCAGAAATCGCTTTAGAGCAAATATTAGAAAAAGAATACTATCAAAAATATTTCTCAAAGAATAAAATATTGATATTAGTAGGAGTTGCAGTAGATAAAAAACAACGGAATATAATAGATTGGAAAATGAAATCACACGCATAA